A single Cucurbita pepo subsp. pepo cultivar mu-cu-16 unplaced genomic scaffold, ASM280686v2 Cp4.1_scaffold001161, whole genome shotgun sequence DNA region contains:
- the LOC111786180 gene encoding probable anion transporter 6, chloroplastic, which yields MAKFSIRPHNNPFLPHRTNPHSSISHSVSATRLVSHPQLLRLSLRVRCSIKEKENVKGNEELPPVLSGLKVDESEQTESISKFENGLSSGNGIDEVGFDSNWPPWKNVPDRYKMIGTTALAFVICNMDKVNLSVAIIPMSHQFGWNSSVAGLVQSSFFWGYALSQLPGGWLAKIFGGRS from the exons ATGGCGAAATTCTCAATTCGACCCCATAATAACCCCTTTCTCCCTCACCGCACTAACCCTCACAGTTCAATTTCCCACTCGGTTTCCGCCACTCGCTTGGTTTCTCACCCCCAACTCCTTCGATTAAGCCTCCGAGTTCGTTGTAGCAtcaaggagaaagaaaatgttaagGGCAACGAAGAACTTCCCCCTGTTCTTTCTGGGCTAAAAGTCGATGAATCGGAGCAAACTGAGTCTATTTCGAAATTTGAAAACGGTTTGAGCTCTGGAAATGGGATTGATGAAGTGGGTTTTGATTCGAATTGGCCGCCGTGGAAGAACGTTCCTGATAGATATAAAATGATAGGTACTACGGCGCTTGCCTTCGTTATTTGCAACATGGACAAG GTGAATTTAAGCGTTGCTATAATTCCAATGTCGCACCAGTTTGGATGGAATTCTTCTGTGGCTGGATTGGTTCAGTCATCTTTCTTTTGGGGTTATGCTTTGAGTCAGTTGCCTGGTGGGTGGCTCGCCAAGATATTTGGTGGGAGGTCA